From a region of the Streptomyces caniferus genome:
- the sufB gene encoding Fe-S cluster assembly protein SufB has translation MTLPTETAHPELEGLGKYEYGWADSDVAGASAKRGLSEAVVRDISAKKNEPEWMLKLRLKGLKLFGKKPMPQWGSDLSGIDFDNIKYFVRSTEQQAASWEDLPEDIKNTYDKLGIPEAEKQRLVAGVAAQYESEVVYHQIREDLEEQGVLFLDTDTALKEHPELFQEYFGTVIPVGDNKFASLNTAVWSGGSFIYVPKGVHVDIPLQAYFRINTENMGQFERTLIIVDEDAYVHYVEGCTAPIYKSDSLHSAVVEIIVKKGGRCRYTTIQNWSNNVYNLVTKRAVAYEGATMEWVDGNLGSKVTMKYPAVYLMGEHAKGETLSIAFAGEGQHQDAGSKMVHMAPNTSSNIVSKSVARGGGRTSYRGLVEIGEGAAGSKSNVLCDALLVDTISRSDTYPYVDVREDDVSMGHEATVSKVSEDQLFYLMARGLTEFEAMAMIVRGFVEPIARELPMEYALELNRLIELQMEGAVG, from the coding sequence ATGACGCTCCCCACGGAGACTGCTCACCCCGAGCTCGAGGGCCTGGGCAAGTACGAATACGGCTGGGCCGACTCCGACGTGGCCGGCGCCTCCGCCAAGCGCGGTCTCTCCGAGGCCGTCGTCCGCGACATCTCGGCGAAGAAGAACGAGCCGGAGTGGATGCTCAAGCTCCGCCTCAAGGGCCTCAAGCTCTTCGGCAAGAAGCCGATGCCGCAGTGGGGCTCGGACCTGTCGGGCATCGACTTCGACAACATCAAGTACTTCGTCCGCTCCACCGAGCAGCAGGCCGCCTCCTGGGAGGACCTGCCCGAGGACATCAAGAACACCTACGACAAGCTCGGCATCCCCGAGGCGGAGAAGCAGCGCCTGGTCGCCGGTGTCGCCGCGCAGTACGAGTCCGAGGTCGTCTACCACCAGATCCGCGAGGACCTGGAGGAGCAGGGCGTCCTGTTCCTGGACACCGACACCGCCCTCAAGGAGCACCCGGAGCTCTTCCAGGAGTACTTCGGCACGGTCATCCCGGTCGGCGACAACAAGTTCGCGTCGCTGAACACCGCGGTGTGGTCCGGCGGCTCGTTCATCTACGTCCCCAAGGGTGTCCACGTCGACATCCCGCTGCAGGCCTACTTCCGGATCAACACCGAGAACATGGGCCAGTTCGAGCGGACGCTGATCATCGTCGACGAGGACGCCTACGTCCACTACGTCGAGGGCTGCACCGCCCCGATCTACAAGTCGGACTCGCTGCACTCCGCGGTCGTCGAGATCATCGTGAAGAAGGGCGGCCGCTGCCGCTACACGACCATCCAGAACTGGTCGAACAACGTCTACAACCTGGTCACCAAGCGCGCCGTCGCCTACGAGGGCGCGACCATGGAGTGGGTCGACGGCAACCTCGGCTCCAAGGTGACGATGAAGTACCCGGCCGTCTACCTGATGGGCGAGCACGCCAAGGGCGAGACCCTGTCCATCGCCTTCGCGGGCGAGGGCCAGCACCAGGACGCCGGCTCCAAGATGGTCCACATGGCGCCGAACACCTCCTCCAACATCGTCTCCAAGTCGGTGGCGCGAGGCGGCGGCCGGACCTCCTACCGCGGTCTGGTCGAGATCGGCGAGGGCGCCGCGGGCTCCAAGTCCAACGTGCTGTGCGACGCCCTGCTGGTGGACACCATCTCCCGCTCGGACACCTACCCCTACGTCGACGTCCGCGAGGACGACGTCTCCATGGGGCACGAGGCCACGGTCTCCAAGGTCAGCGAGGACCAGCTCTTCTACCTGATGGCGCGCGGCCTGACGGAGTTCGAGGCCATGGCGATGATCGTCCGTGGCTTCGTCGAGCCGATCGCCCGTGAGCTGCCGATGGAGTACGCGCTGGAGCTCAACCGGCTGATCGAGCTGCAGATGGAAGGCGCGGTCGGCTGA
- a CDS encoding helix-turn-helix transcriptional regulator: MKYASEEQEGPAVDQTAGPAASAPEQTERSAPGAAPAPAPHDEAQGTRNRVARSILDHGPSTAAELALRLGLTQAAVRRHLDALATEGVVEPREKRVYGTRGRGRPAKAFVLTDCGRDAFDQAYDQLASDALRWIAQSAGGGEEGEAAVAAFARARLAAQAEGYRKAVETADPEARTEALAKALTADGYAATARSAPNPQLGEQLCQHHCPVAHVAEQYPQLCEAETEVFSRLLGTHVQRLATIAHGDGVCTTFIPKGGAGKAAHSTARTTKTTTASASTAGRNPA; encoded by the coding sequence GTGAAATACGCGAGCGAGGAACAGGAAGGGCCCGCGGTCGACCAGACCGCCGGGCCGGCCGCCTCCGCGCCCGAGCAGACCGAGCGCAGCGCTCCGGGCGCCGCGCCCGCCCCGGCGCCGCACGACGAAGCGCAGGGCACTCGCAACCGGGTCGCCCGCTCCATCCTCGACCACGGTCCGTCCACCGCGGCCGAGCTGGCGCTGCGCCTGGGGCTGACCCAGGCCGCCGTGCGCCGGCATCTGGACGCGCTGGCCACCGAGGGCGTCGTCGAGCCCCGTGAGAAGCGGGTCTACGGCACCCGTGGCCGCGGCCGCCCGGCCAAGGCCTTCGTCCTCACCGACTGCGGACGGGACGCCTTCGACCAGGCCTACGACCAGCTCGCCTCCGACGCGCTGCGCTGGATCGCGCAGAGCGCGGGCGGCGGCGAGGAGGGCGAGGCCGCCGTCGCCGCGTTCGCCCGCGCGCGGCTCGCCGCCCAGGCCGAGGGCTACCGCAAGGCGGTGGAGACCGCCGATCCGGAGGCCCGTACGGAGGCCCTGGCGAAGGCGTTGACCGCGGACGGGTACGCTGCTACGGCGCGCAGCGCCCCCAATCCCCAGCTCGGTGAACAGCTCTGCCAGCACCACTGCCCGGTCGCTCACGTCGCCGAGCAGTACCCGCAGCTGTGCGAGGCGGAGACCGAGGTCTTCTCCCGATTGCTCGGGACCCATGTACAGCGGCTTGCCACCATCGCCCACGGCGACGGGGTGTGCACGACCTTCATCCCGAAGGGCGGCGCCGGCAAGGCTGCTCACAGCACCGCACGCACCACCAAGACCACCACAGCATCTGCAAGCACGGCCGGGAGGAACCCCGCATGA
- a CDS encoding ABC transporter ATP-binding protein, which produces MRSTSPGVAPRSPGREPAVEIVGLVKRYGTKTAVDGLDLTVARGAVTAVLGPNGAGKTTTIETCEGYRRPDAGRVRVLGLDPVADAMALRPRIGVMLQSGGVYASAKAEEMLRHTATLHAHPLDVGGLIERLGLGSCGRTPYRRLSGGQQQRLALAMAVVGRPELVFLDEPTAGLDPQARHATWDLVRELRADGVSTVLTTHFMDEAEQLADDVAIIDGGRVIAQGTPDELCRGGAENSLRFTGRPGLDLASLLKALPADSAAAEPASGVYRVHGKVNPQLLATVASWCAQNGVMPDAIAVERHTLEDVFLELTGKELRA; this is translated from the coding sequence ATGCGCAGCACCTCCCCGGGGGTCGCCCCCCGGTCCCCCGGACGAGAGCCTGCCGTCGAGATCGTCGGCCTGGTCAAGCGGTACGGGACCAAGACCGCCGTGGACGGCCTCGATCTGACCGTCGCGCGCGGCGCGGTGACCGCCGTACTCGGCCCCAACGGCGCCGGCAAGACCACCACCATCGAGACCTGCGAGGGCTACCGCCGCCCGGACGCCGGCCGTGTCCGGGTCCTGGGCCTGGACCCGGTCGCCGACGCCATGGCCCTGCGGCCGCGCATCGGCGTGATGCTGCAGTCCGGCGGCGTCTACGCGAGCGCCAAGGCGGAGGAGATGCTGCGGCACACCGCCACCCTGCACGCCCACCCCCTCGACGTCGGCGGGCTCATCGAGCGGCTCGGCCTGGGCAGCTGCGGCCGGACCCCCTACCGGCGGCTCTCCGGCGGCCAGCAGCAGCGCCTCGCGCTGGCGATGGCCGTGGTCGGCCGCCCCGAGCTGGTCTTCCTCGACGAGCCGACGGCCGGCCTCGACCCCCAGGCCCGGCACGCCACCTGGGACCTCGTACGGGAGCTGCGCGCCGACGGCGTCAGCACCGTGCTGACCACCCACTTCATGGACGAGGCCGAGCAGCTCGCCGACGATGTCGCGATCATCGACGGCGGCCGGGTGATCGCCCAGGGCACCCCGGACGAGCTGTGCCGCGGCGGCGCGGAGAACAGCCTGCGCTTCACCGGCCGCCCCGGCCTCGACCTCGCCTCGCTCCTCAAGGCGCTGCCCGCCGACAGCGCCGCCGCGGAACCGGCCTCCGGCGTCTACCGCGTCCACGGCAAGGTCAACCCGCAGCTGCTGGCCACCGTCGCCTCCTGGTGCGCCCAGAACGGCGTGATGCCCGACGCGATAGCCGTCGAGCGCCACACCTTGGAGGACGTCTTCCTGGAGCTCACCGGCAAGGAGCTGCGCGCATGA